The genomic region GCGCGGTTGGTCGGTGTAGACGCGATTGCCCTGCGCATCGGTATAGGTGAAGACCTCAGCCGATGCTTGCAGCGTCAGCAGTGCCAACACAGTGATAAGCCACGCGCGAATCATGGCTTGTGTACTCGCTGTACGCTAAGGGCCGCTGGCGGGCTCTGCTGAATGATCGTCTGCCCGTCGATCACTTGCACGGCGAGACGATGTTCGCCGCGATCCACGTTCACCAGTTGCAGGATCGGCACGTTGCTCGGCTGACCGTAGGGTTCATCGTCCAATACCAGTCTTAATTGATGCGGTGGCCGCAGGCGCGGTTTGATCAGCACGTTGACGGTGAACGTGCCGTTATTGGCGCGCAGGGCTTCTTCGGTGGGCAGGCCGGCGATTTCCAGAATCTCATAGGCATCGCTGCGTGCCTGCTGGCGATTGTCCGTGCCAGAGGGGGCCGGTGCGCTGGGCGCCTGAGGCTCGACACGGTTGAGCGGCGGCAACTCCACGGGCTGCGCCTGCACGCCGTCTGGCGAGTGATCGCTGTAGACCGTGTTGCCATTGGCATCGGTGTACTTGTAGATCTGCGCGGCGGCGGGCAGGGCGATCAGCAGCAGTATGTAGATAAAGATGCGACCCATGAAATCGACCGGGATTGAAAACGATGGGATGCAGCATAGGACAGACGCGGCGGTTGGCCCAACTCGGCACACATCCGGAGATCATTCAGGCGCCACAAATCCCCTGTGGGAGCGAGCCTGCTCGCGATGGCGTAGTGTCAGTCAGCATCACCTTCAATGATCCACCGCTATCGCGAGCAGGCTCACTCCTACAGGGATTTGCGTCGAGCCATAAATCGCAATAAAAAAGGCCTCCCGAAGGAGGCCTCTTTCACTCACGCCACGTAACGCAGCGCTACCGGATCAGCAGCTGTAGTACAGCTCGTATTCCAGTGGGTGTACGAAGGTACGGACCTTGATTTCTTCTTCGGATTTCAGCGCGATGTAAGCGTCGATGAAGTCGTCGGAGAACACGCCGCCCTTGGTCAGGAACGCACGGCCTTTATCCAGCTCTTCCAGAGCTTCTTTCAGGCTGCCGCAAACTTGCGGGATCTCTTTCGCCTCTTCAGGCGGCAGGTCGTACAGGTTTTTGTCGGCAGCGTCGCCTGGGTGGATCTTGTTCTGGATACCGTCCAGGCCAGCCATCAGCAGTGCTGCGAAAGCCAGGTACGGGTTGGCAGCCGGATCCGGGAAACGCGCTTCGATACGACGGCCACGTGGGCTGTTGACGTAAGGAATACGGATCGACGCGGAACGGTTGCGAGCCGAGTAGGCCAGCATCACCGGCGCTTCGAAACCTGGCACCAGACGCTTGTAGGAGTTGGTGGCCGGGTTGGTGAAGCCGTTCAGTGCCTTACCGTGCTTGATGATACCGCCGATGAAGTACAGAGCGGTTTCGGACAGGCCGGCATAGCCTTCGCCAGCGAAGGTGTTCTTGCCATCTTTGGCGATGGACATGTGCACGTGCATACCCGAACCGTTGTCACCGTACAGTGGCTTCGGCATGAAGGTAGCGGTGCGGCCGTAGGCGTCAGCCACGTTGTGTACAACGTATTTCAGCGTCTGAACTTCGTCAGCTTTTTTCACCAGGGTGTTGAACTTGACACCGATTTCGTTCTGACCGGCAGTTGCCACTTCGTGGTGGTGAACTTCAACGGTCTGGCCCATTTCTTCCAGTGCGTTGCACATGGCAGTACGGATTTCGTGATCGTGGTCGAACGGCGGAACCGGGAAGTAACCACCTTTGATACCTGGACGGTGGCCTTTGTTGCCGCCTTCGATGTCCTGGTCGGACATCCACGAACCTTGTTCGGAGTAGATCTTGAACATCGAACCAGAGATGTCGGACTTGAACTTCACTTCGTCGAAGATGAAGAACTCAGGCTCTGGACCGGCGAATACGGTGTCACCGATACCGGTGGTCTTCAGGTATTCCTCGGCACGGTGAGCGATGGCGCGCGGGTCGCGATCGTAACCTTGCATGGTCGACGGTTCGATGATGTCGCACACCAGAATCAGGGTGGCGTCTTCGGTGAACGGGTCGAGCACGGCAGTTTCGTCGTCCGGCAGCAGGATCATGTCGGAGGCTTCGATGCCTTTCCAGCCAGCGATGGAGGAACCGTCGAACATCTTGCCGACTTCGAAGAAGTCGTCTTCCAGCGCATCGCGAGCCGGCATGGTCACGTGGTGCTGAGTGCCTTTGGTGTCCGTGAAGCGCAGATCAATCCACTTGACGTCATGATCTTTGATGAGTTGAACCGACTTCGACATAGTGTCCTCCGGGTGAATTAGGGCTGGTAGTGGATGCCCTTAATAGTGGTGATGCCGGCGCGAATACTCTGCCAAGGCAACCTGCCTCACAAGGGAGCAAATTGCATGCCAGTGCCCCAGCATGGGTTTTTTGCCCCAAATTCACGCTTATTAAGGTGCGGAGCTTCTTAAAGCAGGAAATATCGCCCTTTAATGTAGCGTCACAATCTACAAATGACCTGTTTTGGTGCATGCAAAACCTTCTGCACATTAACTGGTTAAACCTTGAGCAATTTCCGCTATAATCCGCGCCCCCCTTTTTCGGCTGGCCGTTCGCGCGCTGTTTTCATGAAACTAATCGTAAAAGTCTTCCCCGAGATCACCATCAAAAGCCGACCTGTCCGGACGAAGTTCATCCGCCAGTTGGCCAAGAACATCCGCACCGTGCTCCGTGACCTGGACCCGGCCGTGGTGGTGAACGGTGTGTGGGACAATCTCGAGCTGGAAACCCGCATTACCGACGCCAAAGCCTTGAAAGAGATGGGTGAGCGCCTGACCTGCATGCCGGGCATCGCGCACTTTCTGCAGATCGACGAGTACCCGCTGGGCGACTTCGACGACATCACCGAGAAGTGCAAACAGCACTACGGCGCTGCGCTGGCCGGGAAGATTTTCTCGGTGCGCTGCAAGCGTGCCGGCAAGCACACCTTCAGCTCGATGGACGTCGAAAAATACGTCGGCAGCAAGCTGCGTCGTGAGTGCGGTGCCGCCGGTATCGACCTGAAAGCGCCGGAAATCGAAGTCCGGATCGAAGTTCGCGACAAACGGTTGTTTGTGATCCACAGCCAGCACAACGGCATCGGCGGTTACCCGCTGGGTGCGTTGGAGCAGACGCTGGTATTGATGTCCGGCGGCTTTGACTCGACCGTTGCGGCTTACCAGATCATTCGTCGCGGCCTGATGACGCACTTCTGCTTCTTCAATCTGGGCGGTCGTGCCCACGAATTGGGCGTGATGGAAGTCGCGCATTTCATCTGGAAGAAGTACGGCAGCTCGCAACGCGTGCTATTTGTCAGTGTTCCGTTCGAAGAAGTGTTGGGCGAAATTCTCGGCAAAGTCGATAACAGTCATATGGGCGTCGTATTGAAGCGTATGATGTTGCGCGCGGCCTCCAACATCGCCGACCGTCTGCACATCGAGGCGCTGGTCACCGGCGAGGCGATCTCCCAGGTGTCGAGCCAGACGCTGCCAAACCTGTCGGTGATCGACTGCGTGACCGACAAACTGGTCCTGCGTCCGCTGATCGTGGCGCACAAGCAGGACATCATCGACACGGCCAACGAAATCGGCACCGCCGATTTCGCCCGGCACATGCCGGAATACTGCGGAGTCATTTCGGTCAATCCGAAGACCGCCGCCAAACGCGGTCGCGTTGAGCACGAAGAGAAAGAATTCGACATGGCGGTGCTCGAGCGTGCGCTCGAAAACGCCAAACTGGTGCC from Pseudomonas tensinigenes harbors:
- a CDS encoding DUF4124 domain-containing protein, whose protein sequence is MGRIFIYILLLIALPAAAQIYKYTDANGNTVYSDHSPDGVQAQPVELPPLNRVEPQAPSAPAPSGTDNRQQARSDAYEILEIAGLPTEEALRANNGTFTVNVLIKPRLRPPHQLRLVLDDEPYGQPSNVPILQLVNVDRGEHRLAVQVIDGQTIIQQSPPAALSVQRVHKP
- the glnA gene encoding glutamate--ammonia ligase; this encodes MSKSVQLIKDHDVKWIDLRFTDTKGTQHHVTMPARDALEDDFFEVGKMFDGSSIAGWKGIEASDMILLPDDETAVLDPFTEDATLILVCDIIEPSTMQGYDRDPRAIAHRAEEYLKTTGIGDTVFAGPEPEFFIFDEVKFKSDISGSMFKIYSEQGSWMSDQDIEGGNKGHRPGIKGGYFPVPPFDHDHEIRTAMCNALEEMGQTVEVHHHEVATAGQNEIGVKFNTLVKKADEVQTLKYVVHNVADAYGRTATFMPKPLYGDNGSGMHVHMSIAKDGKNTFAGEGYAGLSETALYFIGGIIKHGKALNGFTNPATNSYKRLVPGFEAPVMLAYSARNRSASIRIPYVNSPRGRRIEARFPDPAANPYLAFAALLMAGLDGIQNKIHPGDAADKNLYDLPPEEAKEIPQVCGSLKEALEELDKGRAFLTKGGVFSDDFIDAYIALKSEEEIKVRTFVHPLEYELYYSC
- the thiI gene encoding tRNA uracil 4-sulfurtransferase ThiI, which encodes MKLIVKVFPEITIKSRPVRTKFIRQLAKNIRTVLRDLDPAVVVNGVWDNLELETRITDAKALKEMGERLTCMPGIAHFLQIDEYPLGDFDDITEKCKQHYGAALAGKIFSVRCKRAGKHTFSSMDVEKYVGSKLRRECGAAGIDLKAPEIEVRIEVRDKRLFVIHSQHNGIGGYPLGALEQTLVLMSGGFDSTVAAYQIIRRGLMTHFCFFNLGGRAHELGVMEVAHFIWKKYGSSQRVLFVSVPFEEVLGEILGKVDNSHMGVVLKRMMLRAASNIADRLHIEALVTGEAISQVSSQTLPNLSVIDCVTDKLVLRPLIVAHKQDIIDTANEIGTADFARHMPEYCGVISVNPKTAAKRGRVEHEEKEFDMAVLERALENAKLVPIDRVIDELGQDVQIEEVSEALAGQIVIDIRHPDAAEDEPLELAGVEVQTMPFYAVNARFKELDPTRQYLLYCDKGVMSRLHAHHLLSEGHANVRVYRPS